One stretch of Brevibacillus laterosporus DNA includes these proteins:
- the lipA gene encoding lipoyl synthase encodes MAQRKPDWLKINLASGQDLDNFREIKQMMRGRTLHTVCEEAKCPNIHECWVNRTATFMILGDICTRACRFCAIKTGLPTELDLAEPERVAEAAEQMGLKHVVVTSVARDDLADGGASIFAATIKAIRTRLPLATIEVLIPDFMGNWDALKLVMDARPDVLNHNIEAVRRLSDRVRARAKYDRTLELLRRAKEMQPTIPTKSSLMIGVGEEIEDIIETMDDLRAVDVNIMTIGQYLQPTKKHIAVSKYYHPDEFRMMKEEGMKRGFSHVESGPLVRSSYHAHEQANAAKDTIAAANA; translated from the coding sequence ATGGCACAACGCAAACCAGATTGGTTAAAAATAAATCTCGCATCTGGACAAGATTTGGACAACTTCCGTGAAATTAAGCAAATGATGCGTGGGAGAACCCTGCATACGGTTTGCGAGGAAGCAAAATGTCCCAACATACATGAATGCTGGGTGAATCGAACCGCCACTTTTATGATTTTAGGCGATATCTGCACACGTGCTTGTCGTTTCTGTGCAATTAAAACAGGTCTACCAACCGAGTTGGATCTGGCAGAACCAGAACGCGTAGCAGAAGCAGCTGAACAAATGGGCTTAAAGCATGTCGTTGTTACTTCTGTAGCGCGTGATGATTTAGCAGATGGAGGAGCAAGTATCTTTGCAGCTACGATCAAGGCTATTCGTACTCGACTTCCTCTTGCTACGATCGAAGTCCTTATCCCTGACTTTATGGGGAACTGGGATGCCTTGAAATTGGTTATGGATGCGCGCCCTGATGTATTGAATCATAACATTGAAGCGGTACGCCGCTTATCTGACCGTGTACGGGCACGTGCTAAATATGATCGTACTCTAGAGTTATTGCGTCGTGCAAAAGAGATGCAACCAACTATTCCAACCAAATCAAGCTTGATGATTGGTGTAGGTGAGGAGATTGAAGATATTATAGAAACAATGGATGACTTGCGTGCAGTTGACGTGAATATCATGACCATTGGGCAATACCTACAACCAACGAAAAAACATATCGCTGTATCTAAGTACTACCATCCAGACGAATTCCGCATGATGAAAGAAGAAGGAATGAAGCGTGGATTTAGTCACGTAGAATCAGGTCCGTTGGTGCGAAGTTCTTATCATGCACACGAACAAGCCAATGCAGCAAAAGATACCATTGCAGCCGCTAACGCTTAA
- a CDS encoding DNA repair exonuclease → MIRFIHTADVHLDAPLTNLSSIYEVRQDDFRRTMRRMRDVVIEKQVDFWLIAGDLLEYHGGTRATALFLRELFESMAPIPIFISPGNHDPWQEGSFYQTMEWPAHVHIFTDEWGVYEYPEKSCVLYGWGFPQAHVTTSPLDTFPGKLPDYRFHLMVIHGSVVTGEHMDHSVYAPMTIGGLADTGVNYVALGHIHKPMQFLHPQTKQVLAAYPGSPEGLSIKESGERYAIFGTISDTGVVTIEPISVESRIIKKMTISLKGLETVDTIVERVERELSQENKDYLLHVTFAGERASHLHVPLEIIKARCKDYFFIQFTDLTYPDIDEQQVREKGGVFGKWLEKLNDLEQATTDEREKAVIQLAKREALQRIGGVFR, encoded by the coding sequence ATGATCAGATTTATTCATACTGCTGATGTCCATCTGGATGCACCTTTAACGAACTTATCTTCCATTTATGAAGTAAGACAGGATGACTTTCGGCGTACCATGCGACGAATGCGTGATGTAGTGATAGAAAAGCAAGTTGATTTTTGGCTAATTGCTGGGGACTTATTAGAATATCATGGAGGTACGAGAGCCACTGCATTATTTTTGCGAGAACTGTTTGAAAGTATGGCTCCTATTCCTATATTCATCTCACCAGGCAATCACGATCCTTGGCAGGAAGGTTCATTTTATCAGACAATGGAGTGGCCTGCACATGTTCATATTTTCACAGATGAATGGGGTGTATATGAGTATCCAGAGAAATCGTGCGTACTGTATGGATGGGGTTTCCCACAAGCCCACGTTACCACGTCACCTTTAGATACCTTTCCTGGAAAGTTACCTGATTATCGCTTTCATCTGATGGTCATTCACGGTTCCGTGGTTACGGGAGAACATATGGATCATTCTGTCTATGCCCCGATGACAATCGGAGGACTCGCCGATACAGGAGTAAACTATGTGGCACTTGGACATATTCATAAACCGATGCAATTTTTACATCCCCAGACCAAACAAGTGCTGGCAGCATATCCAGGTTCACCCGAAGGACTTTCAATCAAGGAAAGTGGAGAGCGGTATGCCATCTTTGGAACTATTTCTGATACAGGTGTGGTAACGATAGAACCTATTTCTGTGGAAAGTCGAATCATCAAAAAGATGACTATTTCACTTAAAGGATTAGAGACAGTGGATACAATTGTTGAGCGAGTGGAGAGGGAACTCTCTCAAGAAAATAAGGATTACCTGCTCCATGTGACATTTGCAGGAGAGCGAGCCAGTCACCTGCATGTACCCTTAGAGATAATAAAGGCACGGTGCAAGGACTATTTCTTTATTCAATTTACAGACCTGACATATCCAGACATAGATGAACAGCAAGTGAGAGAAAAAGGTGGCGTTTTTGGGAAATGGTTGGAAAAGCTAAATGATTTAGAACAGGCTACAACAGATGAACGGGAGAAGGCGGTAATCCAATTGGCGAAACGAGAAGCCTTACAGCGGATAGGAGGTGTGTTTCGTTGA
- a CDS encoding DUF111 family protein, with translation MSRHYIYIGGEGAYQLASLVPLWQQLQANENLPFSKLLVSSIDTSDWDIKETDAWNALVEIGIPEDCQVMVSHLILPEDDQMNGTLLKLAIGHYIKKWQRKEDGEACSPQFLRWLQMVGALSVANPPSGRMQRVWSGKGLYIALISPMDEGVKSTGDSSRRNKTNSYKNQAMILLQANLEDTPQEWLGYTMQSLYAAGAKDVSYMTITMKKNRPGLMLQVMCYESQQEIMKSIMFQETTTFGIRYFPVTCHRLTEQVLDVKTRWGEVKVKLGFYHGDCVQIAPDFEICSKLAEEHDTPLRKIYQKAMMMAKARL, from the coding sequence ATGAGCCGACATTACATTTATATCGGAGGCGAAGGAGCGTATCAACTAGCGTCGCTAGTACCACTCTGGCAGCAACTGCAAGCAAATGAGAATCTGCCTTTTTCAAAATTGCTCGTTTCATCGATTGACACAAGTGATTGGGATATAAAGGAAACAGATGCTTGGAATGCTCTAGTAGAAATAGGAATTCCAGAAGATTGCCAAGTCATGGTGAGCCATTTGATCCTTCCCGAAGATGATCAGATGAATGGCACATTGCTTAAGCTGGCAATAGGTCATTACATTAAAAAATGGCAAAGGAAAGAGGACGGGGAAGCGTGTAGCCCACAATTTCTTAGGTGGTTACAAATGGTGGGGGCACTCTCTGTAGCAAATCCACCATCTGGTAGGATGCAGAGGGTGTGGAGTGGAAAAGGCTTATATATAGCTTTAATTAGCCCTATGGATGAAGGCGTGAAATCAACTGGTGACAGCAGCAGGCGTAATAAAACTAATTCCTATAAAAATCAGGCCATGATTCTCTTACAAGCGAATCTGGAGGATACGCCTCAAGAATGGTTGGGATATACCATGCAAAGCCTATATGCAGCTGGAGCCAAAGACGTTTCTTATATGACGATTACCATGAAGAAGAATCGTCCGGGCCTGATGTTGCAAGTGATGTGTTATGAAAGCCAACAGGAGATAATGAAAAGTATCATGTTTCAGGAGACGACAACGTTTGGTATTCGCTATTTTCCCGTTACATGCCACCGTTTAACCGAACAAGTACTGGATGTGAAAACAAGATGGGGAGAAGTGAAAGTAAAGTTAGGCTTTTATCACGGAGATTGTGTCCAGATTGCTCCTGATTTTGAAATTTGCTCGAAGCTGGCGGAAGAACATGATACTCCGTTACGCAAAATCTACCAAAAGGCAATGATGATGGCTAAGGCGCGCTTATAA
- a CDS encoding M23 family metallopeptidase has product MRFLRLYSCWIIAIILMVPSQGLAASIPTKAPITSPAKSEWDERMELFIEYEALYGIPWKYLAAIDQYERTIKKKRKNSEAESEKKRLTAIKVPTELWCGVFNPDSEDHNLISITFFHGIGLDGSGDGVADQENDRDVLTSLVRFLGTYGYTSDDFKIGLWNYYKRDSAVRTIMQFSRIYEKYQTLELHEHAFPIPKRFSYSYRSTWGDPRGWGGRRIHEGVDIFAGYSTPVMSTGYGVVEVLGWNRYGGWRVGIRDIDNIYHYFAHLSSFKKGLKEGDIVVPGEVIGYVGSSGYGKPGTSGKFPPHLHYGTYRDNGNNEWAFDPYPLLKRWEMQKKQPKPIYK; this is encoded by the coding sequence ATGCGTTTTCTACGCCTTTATTCATGTTGGATCATAGCTATTATCCTTATGGTTCCATCTCAAGGATTAGCAGCATCTATACCGACTAAGGCACCAATAACTTCCCCTGCTAAGTCAGAGTGGGATGAACGTATGGAATTATTTATTGAATACGAAGCATTATATGGAATCCCATGGAAGTATTTAGCTGCTATTGATCAGTACGAACGAACCATCAAAAAGAAACGAAAAAACAGTGAAGCAGAGTCTGAGAAAAAACGGCTCACCGCAATCAAGGTACCCACTGAATTATGGTGTGGCGTTTTTAATCCTGATTCCGAAGATCATAATTTGATTTCGATTACTTTCTTTCATGGGATCGGTTTAGATGGTTCTGGTGATGGTGTAGCTGATCAAGAAAATGACCGAGACGTATTAACTAGTCTTGTTCGTTTCCTAGGTACCTATGGCTATACCTCCGATGATTTCAAGATTGGTCTATGGAACTATTATAAGCGCGACTCGGCGGTAAGAACCATCATGCAGTTCTCACGGATCTATGAGAAATACCAAACACTTGAATTGCATGAACATGCTTTTCCTATCCCCAAACGTTTCTCTTATAGTTATCGGAGTACGTGGGGAGACCCGCGTGGCTGGGGGGGACGCCGCATTCATGAAGGCGTTGATATTTTTGCCGGATACTCTACACCGGTTATGAGTACTGGATATGGAGTCGTTGAGGTATTAGGCTGGAACCGCTATGGTGGTTGGCGTGTAGGTATTCGGGACATCGACAATATTTATCATTATTTTGCTCACTTGTCCTCCTTTAAGAAGGGTTTAAAAGAGGGTGATATTGTCGTCCCTGGCGAAGTAATCGGCTATGTTGGCAGTTCTGGTTATGGTAAGCCTGGTACCTCAGGTAAATTCCCACCCCACCTTCATTATGGAACGTATCGGGACAATGGAAATAATGAATGGGCATTTGATCCCTACCCGCTATTAAAGCGTTGGGAAATGCAGAAAAAACAGCCAAAACCTATTTACAAATAA
- a CDS encoding glycosyltransferase family 2 protein, which yields MTDHIFIFSLLMIWVMLLYHVILAMSGYRYEKKLYEIGKTLRFPEQPPFVSVLVPAHNEEMVIERTVKALCSFDYPEDSFEVIVINDCSTDRTGDILDRLAKQYPMLRPLHIHPPEGGTGKSAALNNGLRHARGEVLAVYDADNTPERTALRRLVATLVSNPDYGVVVGKFRVINAKNTLLTRFINIETINFQWMVQGGRWSLFGIASIPGTNFVIWRDVLEEAGSWDEKALAEDTELSIRIYEAGKKICFMPVAVTWEQEPETWNVWLKQRTRWVRGNSYVVMKFIRMIFSLKNKRIMFDIFYFFFTYFVFLCGVLISDVIFVLSLVGVVDLTVEGPYFIIWVLAYLLFIVEIMVTLEIEKTQLTWSNLFIVMLMYFTYSQLWIFLVIRGMLIQLKSVLLQEKVVWYKTDRF from the coding sequence ATGACTGATCATATTTTTATCTTTTCATTGCTAATGATTTGGGTCATGCTTTTGTACCACGTTATCTTAGCGATGTCAGGTTATCGTTATGAAAAAAAGCTATATGAGATCGGCAAAACTCTGCGATTTCCTGAACAGCCCCCTTTTGTGAGCGTTCTGGTTCCTGCCCATAATGAAGAAATGGTGATTGAGCGAACGGTAAAAGCGCTGTGCTCTTTTGATTATCCGGAAGATTCTTTTGAAGTTATCGTTATAAATGACTGCTCTACGGATCGCACAGGCGACATTTTGGATCGTCTGGCGAAACAATATCCGATGCTACGACCATTGCACATTCATCCGCCAGAAGGAGGGACAGGGAAATCGGCTGCATTAAATAATGGCTTGCGACACGCTAGAGGCGAGGTTTTGGCTGTTTATGATGCAGATAATACACCGGAACGAACGGCTTTGCGAAGGTTGGTAGCTACCTTGGTTAGCAATCCTGATTATGGGGTGGTTGTGGGTAAGTTTCGGGTCATTAATGCAAAAAACACCTTACTTACAAGGTTTATCAATATTGAAACGATTAACTTTCAGTGGATGGTACAGGGAGGGCGCTGGAGTCTGTTTGGCATCGCCAGCATTCCAGGGACCAACTTTGTAATTTGGCGGGATGTGTTAGAGGAAGCTGGAAGCTGGGATGAGAAGGCACTAGCAGAGGATACTGAACTTAGCATCCGTATTTATGAAGCTGGAAAGAAAATCTGTTTCATGCCTGTCGCGGTTACGTGGGAGCAGGAACCAGAGACTTGGAATGTTTGGTTAAAACAACGAACACGTTGGGTTAGAGGTAATAGCTACGTAGTCATGAAGTTTATTCGAATGATTTTCTCTTTAAAAAATAAACGGATTATGTTTGATATTTTTTATTTCTTCTTTACGTACTTTGTTTTTTTATGTGGTGTACTCATTTCTGACGTTATTTTTGTACTGTCTCTAGTTGGTGTGGTGGATTTAACGGTGGAAGGTCCTTATTTTATCATCTGGGTACTAGCCTACTTATTGTTTATTGTTGAGATCATGGTTACCTTAGAGATTGAGAAAACCCAATTAACCTGGTCGAATTTATTCATTGTCATGCTGATGTACTTCACGTATTCACAATTATGGATTTTCCTAGTAATTCGCGGGATGTTGATTCAGCTAAAAAGCGTACTGTTACAGGAAAAAGTCGTCTGGTACAAGACCGACCGCTTTTAA
- a CDS encoding diguanylate cyclase yields the protein MKRSQKYMSFFMLEPYLILALLVLFVAQFVTMQDDDSYTYVWFGCTVLLLVISYTKNRVLGLLLSLGVIFTFGTLHLVRFFVFMENARFTLLELSWFVLFPLAAYTGGVLGEKVRSMYAEYRHMYRSVDELMMVDPITGLATEKRFFFDLEEEIQREYRHFIRRQRAGLVVGTWKEQDPETTPQDEQVTIMLIEIVHYDQFQILYGQEWGRRLLLAFTEGLHSSLRLSDKKARVGDARFALILPETHPSNAMVVQNRLRETIDTFQMQVNANQMKEVTFTLKFGLASTPHQGESPQELYDVAKRELLYDLG from the coding sequence ATGAAAAGAAGTCAAAAATACATGAGTTTTTTCATGCTGGAGCCTTATTTGATACTAGCTTTGCTCGTGCTATTTGTTGCTCAATTTGTCACCATGCAAGACGATGATTCATACACTTATGTCTGGTTCGGATGCACGGTCCTCTTGCTGGTGATTAGCTATACGAAAAATCGAGTGCTGGGTCTATTGCTTAGTCTAGGTGTGATTTTTACATTTGGAACACTCCATCTAGTCCGTTTTTTTGTATTTATGGAGAACGCTAGATTTACTTTATTGGAATTATCTTGGTTTGTGTTATTTCCATTAGCGGCTTACACGGGAGGCGTTTTAGGAGAAAAGGTTCGCAGCATGTATGCGGAGTATCGACATATGTACCGATCTGTTGATGAACTGATGATGGTAGACCCCATTACGGGATTAGCGACGGAAAAACGCTTTTTCTTTGATCTGGAGGAAGAGATTCAACGAGAATACCGTCATTTTATTCGGCGACAACGAGCCGGTTTGGTTGTGGGCACTTGGAAGGAACAAGACCCAGAGACAACTCCACAGGATGAGCAAGTGACAATCATGTTAATTGAAATCGTGCATTACGATCAATTCCAAATTCTATATGGTCAGGAATGGGGCAGGAGATTATTACTTGCCTTCACGGAAGGCTTACATAGCTCATTACGATTAAGCGATAAGAAGGCAAGAGTTGGTGATGCTCGCTTTGCTTTAATTTTGCCTGAGACTCATCCGTCCAATGCCATGGTTGTTCAAAACCGTTTGCGGGAGACAATTGATACGTTTCAGATGCAAGTGAATGCCAACCAGATGAAAGAAGTGACATTTACATTAAAGTTTGGTTTAGCTTCAACTCCTCATCAGGGAGAGAGTCCACAAGAGCTATATGACGTGGCCAAACGGGAGCTTCTTTATGATCTGGGGTAA
- the corA gene encoding magnesium and cobalt transport protein CorA, whose amino-acid sequence MKIYLIENGTMTSTEDIEQTIHPPANGFYWIQARLFDLDILQSLFHLHPLAIEDCIDEEEQRPKLEVYQDHYFMVSNSIQFHNEDIFLREVNIFLGKHYIITVSKFEIDEIRIFPSIIREEEIHSPDSFLYYFMDQLIESYFDVMEEIQDLIENLEEQVLLKAKNSHLSQIVGLRREILYAKKIMAPQRDLIYALQTMDLALISPNLRKYFIDIHENAVKIVENFETFRELIGNVREAYQSSVSNRTNEIMRIFTALTTIFMPLTVVTGIYGMNFDLMPELHTRYGYFLVLFIMVTLATTMYAIFKRNDWL is encoded by the coding sequence TTGAAAATCTATTTAATCGAAAATGGAACCATGACATCTACCGAAGACATAGAACAGACAATACATCCACCTGCTAATGGATTCTATTGGATACAAGCTCGTTTATTTGATCTGGATATCTTGCAATCCTTGTTTCATTTACATCCATTAGCTATTGAGGATTGCATTGATGAAGAGGAACAACGTCCCAAACTCGAAGTTTATCAGGACCATTACTTTATGGTTAGCAATAGCATTCAGTTTCATAATGAGGATATTTTTCTGCGGGAAGTGAATATCTTTCTTGGAAAGCATTATATCATTACGGTCAGTAAATTTGAAATAGATGAGATACGCATTTTTCCCTCCATTATTCGTGAGGAAGAAATTCATTCACCCGATTCCTTCTTGTATTATTTCATGGATCAGCTCATAGAAAGCTACTTTGATGTGATGGAAGAAATTCAAGATCTTATTGAAAATTTGGAGGAACAAGTTTTACTCAAGGCGAAAAACTCTCATCTTTCCCAAATTGTTGGTTTACGCCGAGAAATTCTCTATGCAAAAAAGATAATGGCACCACAACGCGATCTAATTTATGCCCTTCAAACAATGGATTTAGCACTTATCTCTCCAAACTTACGCAAATATTTCATTGATATTCATGAGAATGCCGTGAAGATTGTGGAGAATTTTGAAACATTTCGAGAGTTAATTGGTAACGTTCGTGAAGCCTATCAATCATCTGTTTCTAATCGAACCAATGAGATCATGCGCATTTTTACAGCGTTGACCACTATTTTCATGCCCTTAACAGTTGTGACAGGTATTTATGGAATGAACTTCGATTTAATGCCAGAACTACATACCCGCTATGGTTATTTTCTCGTCTTGTTTATCATGGTCACACTAGCTACTACAATGTATGCTATTTTTAAAAGAAATGATTGGTTATGA
- a CDS encoding NAD(P)/FAD-dependent oxidoreductase — protein sequence MSDLRTFRVVIVGGGSAGIMVAARLLRARPSLHGNIAIFDPSEKHYYQPLWTLVGAGVVSKESSEKEEASQIPKGALWIKEAIESFLPEMHQVRTSRGEMIQYEYLVVAAGIEIGWDKIKGLPETIGNGGVCSNYSYEYVSYTWECLRTFSGGNAIFTQPNTPIKCGGAPQKIMYLADDHMRKTKVRSHSQIIYASANAGIFAVKKYADALQYVINRKNIHTNFRWNLIEILPEKKEAIFVHLDTNQTHTLSYDMLHVVPPMFAPRCIRDSPLADVAGWVEIDATTLQHTRYPRIFSLGDCSNLPTSKTGAAIRKQAPVLVSNLLAFMDQQSLSARYDGYTSCPIVTGYNRLILAEFDYKLEPRETFPFDQSKERYSMYRVKKDLLPFLYWQGMMKGRI from the coding sequence ATGTCAGATCTACGTACTTTTCGCGTTGTCATTGTAGGCGGGGGAAGCGCAGGAATTATGGTTGCTGCCAGATTATTGCGAGCACGCCCCTCCCTACATGGAAACATCGCGATCTTTGATCCTTCCGAGAAGCACTACTACCAGCCCTTGTGGACTCTGGTAGGGGCTGGTGTTGTATCAAAGGAATCGTCGGAAAAAGAGGAAGCCTCGCAGATTCCTAAGGGTGCGCTATGGATCAAAGAAGCTATAGAATCGTTTCTGCCTGAAATGCATCAGGTGCGTACATCTCGTGGAGAAATGATCCAGTATGAGTATTTGGTCGTGGCCGCAGGAATTGAAATTGGATGGGATAAAATTAAAGGACTACCTGAGACAATTGGAAACGGCGGCGTTTGCAGTAACTATTCTTATGAATATGTTTCCTACACATGGGAATGTCTCCGTACTTTTTCAGGAGGTAATGCGATTTTCACTCAACCAAATACACCGATTAAGTGCGGGGGTGCTCCTCAGAAAATCATGTATTTAGCTGACGATCATATGCGAAAGACAAAAGTTCGCTCTCATTCTCAAATCATCTACGCTTCGGCTAATGCCGGAATTTTTGCAGTCAAAAAATATGCAGATGCCTTACAATACGTTATTAATAGAAAGAATATTCATACCAACTTTAGATGGAATTTGATAGAGATTCTACCAGAAAAGAAAGAAGCTATATTTGTTCATCTTGATACAAATCAGACACATACCCTTTCTTATGACATGTTGCACGTGGTACCACCTATGTTTGCTCCCCGTTGTATTCGAGATAGTCCCTTAGCTGATGTAGCTGGTTGGGTAGAGATTGATGCGACCACTCTTCAACATACACGCTACCCTCGCATTTTTTCTCTAGGAGATTGTAGTAACCTCCCTACTTCTAAGACCGGAGCAGCCATTCGAAAACAAGCACCTGTACTCGTTAGCAATCTATTGGCTTTCATGGACCAGCAATCCTTATCCGCTCGATACGATGGATATACGTCTTGCCCCATAGTAACAGGCTACAATCGTTTAATCTTGGCGGAATTCGATTACAAGTTAGAACCGCGCGAAACGTTTCCCTTTGACCAATCAAAAGAGCGGTATAGCATGTATCGAGTAAAAAAAGATTTACTTCCTTTCCTCTACTGGCAAGGAATGATGAAGGGGCGCATATAA
- a CDS encoding MBL fold metallo-hydrolase, with the protein MLLRYFYNEQLAQASYLVGCQRTGEAVVIDPQRDITAYLRIAQQEGLRIVGALETHIHADFVSGARELAHQAQATLYLSGEGGPDWQYESPDSVTHQIIYNGDTLSVGNLRLEVMHTPGHTPESLSFLLQDYGIAGPQPIGIFTGDFVFVGDVGRPDLLEKAAGQMGTAEVGARQMYQSLQRFKEWEDYLQIWPGHGAGSACGKALGAIPSSTVGYEKRYNPALSFTDEGRFVTWLLDGQPEPPRYFARMKKVNKKGAPLIADIAQPKELQMNPDVLQDLLASEAILLDTRPAQAFAQKHLRGSLSIPHQRSFCTWAGWLIDEKAPLFVLGKKEDHQQILHDLQAVGIDHVLAIGDSEPIQKNNDLSSLLKDMQEMDVVTATPLVYQQDVTLLDVRNPSEWLEGHLPHAVHVPLGSLQERLGVISKGKPILVQCRSGARSAIAVSLLESKGFENLINLKGGILAWEQAGLETRISENNLFIQEVHNLK; encoded by the coding sequence ATGTTATTACGTTACTTTTATAATGAACAGTTAGCTCAAGCTTCCTATCTCGTCGGCTGTCAACGAACTGGTGAAGCCGTTGTCATTGATCCCCAAAGAGACATTACAGCTTATCTGCGTATTGCACAACAAGAAGGGTTACGCATAGTGGGAGCTTTGGAGACTCATATTCATGCTGACTTTGTATCAGGAGCAAGAGAGCTCGCCCATCAAGCACAAGCTACCCTCTATCTATCAGGAGAAGGTGGCCCTGATTGGCAATATGAGTCACCTGATAGTGTTACGCATCAGATTATCTATAACGGCGATACTTTATCTGTGGGTAACCTTCGTCTAGAAGTCATGCATACCCCCGGGCACACACCGGAAAGTCTGTCTTTTTTGTTGCAGGACTATGGCATAGCAGGACCTCAACCGATAGGAATTTTTACAGGGGATTTTGTGTTTGTTGGTGACGTAGGACGTCCTGACCTGCTAGAAAAAGCGGCTGGTCAAATGGGAACTGCTGAGGTAGGGGCACGTCAAATGTACCAATCTCTTCAACGTTTTAAAGAATGGGAGGATTATCTACAAATCTGGCCAGGACATGGAGCGGGAAGTGCATGTGGAAAAGCGCTAGGAGCGATTCCTTCTTCTACGGTGGGTTATGAAAAGCGCTATAACCCTGCTCTATCTTTCACAGATGAGGGTAGGTTCGTCACTTGGTTACTAGACGGTCAGCCAGAGCCTCCTCGCTATTTTGCTCGCATGAAAAAAGTAAATAAAAAAGGGGCGCCATTGATAGCTGATATAGCTCAACCTAAAGAGTTACAGATGAATCCAGATGTACTACAAGACCTACTAGCTAGCGAAGCAATCCTGCTTGATACTCGTCCAGCCCAAGCGTTTGCCCAAAAACATTTGAGAGGCTCTCTATCTATTCCACATCAGCGTAGCTTCTGCACATGGGCAGGATGGTTGATTGACGAAAAAGCTCCCTTATTTGTCCTCGGCAAAAAAGAGGATCACCAACAAATTTTACATGACCTCCAGGCAGTTGGAATTGATCATGTCTTAGCAATAGGAGATAGTGAACCAATTCAAAAAAACAACGATCTGTCTTCCCTGTTGAAAGACATGCAGGAGATGGATGTTGTTACGGCCACTCCCCTTGTCTATCAGCAAGACGTCACCTTGCTCGATGTACGCAATCCTTCAGAATGGCTTGAGGGCCATCTCCCACATGCTGTTCATGTCCCGCTCGGCTCCCTACAGGAACGACTAGGTGTCATTTCCAAAGGTAAACCTATACTTGTCCAATGCCGTTCTGGTGCTCGATCTGCAATCGCCGTCAGCCTTTTAGAATCTAAAGGCTTTGAAAACCTAATTAATTTAAAAGGTGGCATCCTCGCATGGGAACAAGCTGGACTTGAGACGAGAATAAGCGAAAATAATCTATTTATCCAAGAGGTTCACAATCTGAAATGA